In one window of Gracilinanus agilis isolate LMUSP501 unplaced genomic scaffold, AgileGrace unplaced_scaffold43847, whole genome shotgun sequence DNA:
- the LOC123255333 gene encoding uromodulin-like, whose translation DNCSQCHIHASCVETNSSVTCICLDGFTGDGLICSDVDECALQGVHNCPNSNCVNTEGSYHCSCPSGFWLTPENDCEDIDECSDPNLGCHPLASCTNSPGNYSCECLPGYTGDGHHCQCFPGSCGPGLDCIANSDGTQMCMDPCQKYTLLDEYWRSTSYRAGYYCDAVIPGWYRFVGRGGVRMPETCVPIHRCNTAAPMWLNGSHPSSDEGIVDGTACAHWSGDCCLWQSKVQVKACVGGYYVYNLTTPPECNLAYCT comes from the coding sequence gAGACAACTGTTCCCAGTGCCACATCCACGCATCCTGTGTGGAGACCAACAGTTCTGTGACCTGCATCTGCCTAGATGGCTTCACTGGGGACGGCCTCATCTGCTCAGATGTGGATGAATGTGCCTTGCAGGGGGTCCACAACTGCCCAAACAGTAACTGTGTGAACACCGAGGGCTCCTACCACTGCAGCTGCCCCAGCGGCTTCTGGCTGACTCCGGAGAATGACTGCGAAGACATAGACGAGTGCAGCGACCCTAACCTGGGTTGCCATCCCCTGGCCAGCTGCACTAACTCTCCTGGCAACTACTCCTGTGAATGTCTTCCTGGCTACACTGGGGATGGACATCACTGTCAGTGCTTCCCTGGCTCCTGTGGTCCTGGATTGGACTGCATTGCCAACTCTGACGGGACCCAGATGTGTATGGATCCGTGCCAGAAATACACCCTGCTGGATGAGTACTGGAGGAGCACGAGCTACAGGGCAGGCTATTATTGCGACGCAGTCATCCCAGGTTGGTATCGCTTCGTGGGAAGGGGAGGAGTGCGCATGCCAGAGACGTGCGTCCCAATTCATAGGTGCAACACCGCGGCTCCCATGTGGCTCAATGGCAGCCACCCGTCCAGCGACGAGGGCATCGTGGATGGGACGGCCTGTGCCCACTGGAGTGGCGACTGCTGCCTCTGGCAGTCTAAGGTGCAGGTGAAGGCTT